A region from the Sandaracinus amylolyticus genome encodes:
- a CDS encoding SDR family NAD(P)-dependent oxidoreductase, which translates to MSETNVWKDRRVIVTGGTSGLGLATARALVERGARVGIVARTRERVLAVERESDRIVGVVGDVARKEDVHPIAVQLLGRLGGLDVLVNNASSLGPVPLRSWADTECEDLEAALAANVIGPHRLTRAVLGALLEAPSRGANAVVVNVTSDAAVSAYAGWGAYSASKAALLHATRIWDAEMASRGVRFVSFDPGDMDTPMHAAALPDADPRTLKRPEQSAEELLAVIETTMRRGAS; encoded by the coding sequence ATGAGCGAGACGAACGTGTGGAAGGACCGGCGCGTGATCGTGACCGGTGGGACCTCGGGGCTGGGGCTCGCGACTGCGCGCGCGTTGGTCGAGCGCGGCGCGCGGGTGGGCATCGTGGCGCGCACGCGCGAGCGAGTGCTCGCGGTCGAGCGCGAGAGCGATCGCATCGTGGGTGTGGTCGGCGACGTCGCGCGCAAGGAGGACGTGCATCCGATCGCGGTGCAGCTGCTCGGTCGGCTCGGCGGGCTCGACGTGCTGGTGAACAACGCGTCGAGCCTCGGCCCGGTGCCGCTGCGATCGTGGGCCGACACCGAGTGCGAGGATCTCGAGGCTGCGCTCGCCGCAAACGTGATCGGGCCGCATCGCCTGACGCGCGCGGTGCTCGGCGCGCTGCTCGAGGCGCCCTCGCGCGGAGCGAACGCGGTGGTCGTGAACGTGACGAGCGACGCCGCGGTGAGTGCGTATGCGGGTTGGGGCGCGTACTCGGCGAGCAAGGCCGCGCTGCTGCACGCCACGCGCATCTGGGATGCGGAGATGGCGTCGCGCGGTGTGCGCTTCGTGTCGTTCGATCCGGGCGACATGGACACGCCGATGCACGCGGCTGCGCTGCCCGACGCCGATCCGCGCACGCTGAAGCGCCCCGAGCAGAGCGCGGAGGAGCTGCTCGCGGTGATCGAGACGACGATGCGCCGAGGTGCGTCGTGA
- a CDS encoding TetR/AcrR family transcriptional regulator — MPRTADEHTWGGQELGERHREVLRAALHLFAERGYAGASLRELARRLGMQQPSLYHYFRSKEELVDQILTTFGFGGVQSVPEGTSIPDRVEDLPRALGDIVQAMYERTDWPIFVRFLFNLSLEQPLYAERLRVMFVETVGGLFTTMLSHYVESGQVDQEEIELLSRMVVNAIGLLYIEQYVVFPKGAGRGHEMRPYIDFVVRVAELALASRGPDGRIFPPTSEKPVATPPARGGRRTRGRGRPAER; from the coding sequence ATGCCGCGGACCGCGGACGAGCACACGTGGGGCGGCCAGGAGCTGGGCGAGCGACACCGCGAGGTGCTGCGCGCGGCGCTGCATCTCTTCGCCGAGCGCGGCTATGCGGGCGCGAGCCTGCGCGAGCTCGCGCGGCGGCTCGGGATGCAGCAGCCGAGCCTCTACCACTACTTCCGCAGCAAGGAAGAGCTGGTCGATCAGATCCTCACGACGTTCGGGTTCGGCGGCGTGCAGAGCGTGCCGGAGGGCACGTCGATCCCCGATCGCGTCGAAGATCTGCCGCGCGCGCTCGGCGACATCGTGCAGGCGATGTACGAGCGGACCGACTGGCCGATCTTCGTGCGCTTCCTGTTCAACCTCTCGCTCGAGCAGCCGCTCTACGCGGAGCGGCTGCGCGTGATGTTCGTCGAGACGGTCGGCGGGCTCTTCACGACGATGCTCTCGCACTACGTCGAGTCGGGGCAGGTCGATCAGGAGGAGATCGAGCTGCTCTCGCGCATGGTCGTGAACGCGATCGGGCTGCTCTACATCGAGCAGTACGTCGTGTTCCCGAAGGGCGCGGGGCGCGGGCACGAGATGCGCCCGTACATCGACTTCGTGGTGCGGGTCGCCGAGCTCGCGCTCGCATCGCGTGGGCCCGACGGGCGCATCTTCCCGCCGACGAGCGAGAAGCCGGTCGCTACTCCGCCTGCGCGCGGAGGTCGAAGAACTCGCGGGCGTGGCCGCCCGGCGGAACGGTGA
- a CDS encoding deoxyhypusine synthase family protein produces the protein MSTVRAFMDRHFLHFNSREVVDAAKAYEAHIQSGGKMMVTLAGAMSTARIGRILGRLIRKGYVHAISCTGANLEEDVFNLLAANDYKIIQDWRALRAEDEKALYDQGYNRVTDTCIPETIMRHLEERLIDVWSKAAKSGERKFESEFLFDVLSDASLEQHYQIPKDDSWMLAAKEMGIPVYSPGWEDSTTGNMFAAACWRGDVSTHTVVKTGTEQMEHLMRWYLDASGYNAMKKNGASKLEKPSVGFFQIGGGIAGDFAICAVPAMIQDLEMEDCPFWGYFAQISDAVTSYGGYSGAVPNEKITWGKLEVDTPKFMIQSDATIVAPLIFAYLLGE, from the coding sequence ATGAGCACCGTGCGCGCGTTCATGGACCGCCACTTCCTGCACTTCAACAGCCGCGAGGTCGTGGACGCCGCGAAGGCGTACGAGGCGCACATCCAGAGCGGCGGCAAGATGATGGTCACCCTCGCGGGCGCGATGAGCACCGCGCGCATCGGGCGCATCCTCGGTCGCCTCATCCGCAAGGGCTACGTGCACGCGATCTCGTGCACGGGCGCGAACCTCGAGGAGGACGTGTTCAACCTCCTCGCCGCGAACGACTACAAGATCATCCAGGACTGGCGAGCGCTGCGCGCCGAGGACGAGAAGGCGCTCTACGACCAGGGCTACAACCGCGTCACCGACACCTGCATCCCCGAGACGATCATGCGCCACCTCGAGGAGCGCCTGATCGACGTGTGGAGCAAGGCCGCGAAGAGCGGTGAGCGCAAGTTCGAGAGCGAGTTCCTCTTCGACGTGCTCAGCGATGCCTCGCTCGAGCAGCACTACCAGATCCCGAAGGACGACTCGTGGATGCTCGCCGCGAAGGAGATGGGCATCCCCGTCTACTCGCCCGGCTGGGAGGACTCGACGACCGGCAACATGTTCGCGGCGGCGTGCTGGCGCGGCGACGTGTCGACCCACACCGTCGTGAAGACCGGCACCGAGCAGATGGAGCACCTGATGCGCTGGTACCTCGACGCGTCGGGGTACAACGCGATGAAGAAGAACGGCGCGTCGAAGCTCGAGAAGCCGAGCGTCGGTTTCTTCCAGATCGGCGGCGGCATCGCGGGCGACTTCGCGATCTGCGCGGTGCCCGCGATGATCCAGGATCTCGAGATGGAAGACTGCCCGTTCTGGGGCTACTTCGCGCAGATCAGCGACGCGGTCACGAGCTACGGCGGCTACAGCGGCGCGGTGCCCAACGAGAAGATCACGTGGGGCAAGCTCGAGGTCGACACGCCGAAGTTCATGATCCAGAGCGACGCGACCATCGTCGCGCCGCTGATCTTCGCGTACCTGCTCGGCGAGTGA
- the ung gene encoding uracil-DNA glycosylase, whose amino-acid sequence MKIPDGWMPILRGELEKPYWRELSEFVAAERALHEVFPADDEVFAALEHTAFDDVRVVLLGQDPYPTPGHAHGLCFSVREGVKPPASLANMYRELESDLGVPIATTGSLTKWAERGMLLLNTVLTVRAREPNSHQKRGWETFTDAILSALSARERPMVFVLWGTAAKKKEKRIDATRHRVVSGAHPSPLSIKHFKGSKPFSKIDAALRDLGEAPFDWSL is encoded by the coding sequence GTGAAGATCCCCGACGGCTGGATGCCCATCCTGCGCGGTGAGCTCGAGAAGCCGTACTGGCGCGAGCTCTCGGAATTCGTCGCGGCCGAGCGCGCGCTCCACGAGGTGTTCCCCGCCGACGACGAGGTTTTCGCTGCGCTCGAGCACACCGCGTTCGACGACGTGCGCGTCGTGCTGCTCGGACAAGACCCGTATCCGACGCCGGGGCACGCGCACGGTCTGTGTTTCTCGGTGCGCGAGGGCGTGAAGCCGCCCGCGTCGCTCGCCAACATGTACCGCGAGCTCGAGAGCGATCTCGGCGTGCCGATCGCGACGACGGGCTCGCTCACCAAGTGGGCGGAGCGCGGGATGCTCTTGCTCAACACCGTGCTCACGGTGCGCGCGCGCGAGCCCAACTCGCATCAGAAGCGCGGCTGGGAGACGTTCACCGACGCGATCCTCTCGGCGCTCTCGGCGCGCGAGCGACCGATGGTGTTCGTGCTGTGGGGCACCGCGGCGAAGAAGAAGGAGAAGCGGATCGACGCGACGCGGCATCGGGTGGTGTCGGGCGCGCACCCTTCGCCGCTGTCGATCAAGCACTTCAAGGGATCGAAGCCGTTCTCGAAGATCGACGCGGCGCTGCGCGACCTCGGCGAAGCGCCGTTCGATTGGTCACTGTGA
- a CDS encoding DinB family protein has translation MARYNRWMNDKLYAVAETLTDEERKADRGAFFRSVHGTLNHLLLADRVWMGRFTGAQLQAGEMGPGGIRSLDQELYASFDELRRERAKTDDEIVAFIATLTDETLAGPLRYSRRGAANELPLWHAVAHMFNHQTHHRGQVTTLLMQAGHDPGVTDLVAMLRA, from the coding sequence ATGGCTCGCTACAACCGCTGGATGAACGACAAGCTCTACGCCGTCGCGGAGACGCTCACGGACGAGGAGCGCAAGGCCGATCGCGGCGCGTTCTTCCGGTCCGTGCACGGAACGCTCAACCATCTCCTCCTCGCCGATCGCGTGTGGATGGGGCGCTTCACCGGCGCGCAGCTGCAGGCGGGCGAGATGGGACCCGGGGGGATCCGATCGCTCGATCAGGAGCTCTATGCGAGCTTCGACGAGCTCCGTCGCGAGCGGGCGAAGACCGATGACGAGATCGTCGCCTTCATCGCCACGCTGACCGACGAGACGCTCGCCGGACCGCTGCGGTACTCGCGCCGCGGCGCCGCGAACGAGCTTCCGCTCTGGCACGCGGTCGCCCACATGTTCAATCACCAGACGCATCACCGCGGTCAGGTGACGACCCTGCTCATGCAGGCGGGTCACGATCCGGGCGTGACGGATCTCGTGGCGATGCTCCGGGCGTGA
- a CDS encoding creatininase family protein, whose amino-acid sequence MANETIPLFELSHREARALCARGVRVWLPVNPVEYHGPHLSLHNDRLISTGLAREVHALLCGEHEPFVVAADLEVGCDPTPGPGTRTVPFAIVRDTVMEACRALRSLGAHRVIAMTWHGAPLHSLAIEPGLAWLRERGVAALNPFNQALRELCQLDGRRFVRAFDHVKDGRERTRMIETLRHDFHAGFFETSMALHYAPHSVRGWQDVPPCPTIVPDRAMIHASRVARGMGKDELAGELELIAMALGWHALSPFPGYTGAPHLARPESGAVFAAEIAKSCATLIDDVLEGRREAPEPPMRWVAKLTANGRLQPKPKSA is encoded by the coding sequence ATGGCGAACGAGACGATCCCGCTGTTCGAGCTCTCCCATCGCGAAGCGCGCGCGCTGTGCGCGCGCGGCGTGCGCGTCTGGCTCCCGGTGAACCCGGTCGAGTACCACGGGCCACACCTCTCACTGCACAACGACCGTCTCATCTCGACCGGCCTCGCGCGCGAGGTGCACGCGCTGCTGTGCGGCGAGCACGAGCCGTTCGTGGTCGCGGCGGATCTCGAGGTCGGCTGCGATCCCACGCCCGGCCCGGGCACGCGCACCGTGCCCTTCGCGATCGTGCGCGACACCGTGATGGAGGCGTGCCGCGCGCTGCGCTCGCTCGGCGCGCACCGCGTGATCGCGATGACGTGGCACGGCGCGCCGCTGCACTCGCTCGCGATCGAGCCCGGCCTCGCGTGGCTGCGCGAGCGCGGCGTCGCGGCGCTCAACCCGTTCAACCAGGCGCTGCGCGAGCTGTGTCAGCTCGACGGGCGGCGCTTCGTGCGCGCGTTCGATCACGTGAAGGACGGGCGCGAGCGCACGCGCATGATCGAGACGCTCCGGCACGACTTCCACGCCGGCTTCTTCGAGACGTCGATGGCGCTCCACTACGCGCCGCACTCGGTGCGCGGATGGCAGGACGTGCCGCCCTGCCCGACGATCGTGCCGGATCGCGCGATGATCCACGCATCGCGCGTCGCGCGCGGGATGGGCAAGGACGAGCTCGCGGGCGAGCTCGAGCTCATCGCGATGGCGCTCGGCTGGCACGCGCTCTCGCCGTTCCCCGGCTACACCGGCGCGCCGCACCTCGCGCGTCCCGAGAGCGGCGCGGTGTTCGCCGCGGAGATCGCGAAGAGCTGCGCGACGCTGATCGACGACGTGCTCGAAGGACGGCGCGAAGCGCCCGAGCCGCCGATGCGCTGGGTCGCGAAGCTGACGGCGAACGGGCGCCTCCAGCCGAAGCCGAAGAGCGCGTGA
- a CDS encoding SulP family inorganic anion transporter — protein MAHRERSPSALADTLASWREMFDRRTAGANVGAGLVVAMVAIPLNLALAVACDLPPAAGLVSGAIGGLIAALFGGSRLNVTGPEVALAPLTAAIVAAHGIDGMLIATAIAGAVQIALGALRVGGLVRLLPRPVVGGFLAAVGVMVFDSQLPHLVGVHDGRRVAALATTLPEVSFDVLAIAIGALVMLVLIVLPRVVPRVPAPLVALSLAVGVVAWLGLDVERVAPLHGNALALHVPSFDRVDLAALLPNALALAALASVDSLLCAVSIDARTGGPSHRPDQELVAQGVANLACAAFGGMPVAAAVVRSVAAIEARGSTRLCGVVQSVVLLAVVLVLGPHLDLVPLAALSGVLLVVGAKLVDLSELAKLAKVRRFEAVVFVATAIAIVTTGFVEGLLIGFALAVIEHVTAQGAALRLDTHRIGQTHVARLEGPLVFASQHRAQQLVAGISDDARTLIVELEGVTHWDASGLAALRTALAPYAKRGASVEVVPGEGIPVDALERDLAGVARVRSRRESMQPRPRDAGSGLESLALDGAE, from the coding sequence GTGGCTCATCGCGAACGATCCCCGAGCGCCCTCGCCGACACCCTCGCGTCGTGGCGCGAGATGTTCGATCGCCGCACCGCCGGCGCGAACGTCGGCGCCGGTCTGGTCGTCGCGATGGTCGCGATCCCGCTGAACCTGGCGCTCGCCGTCGCGTGCGATCTGCCGCCTGCCGCGGGCCTCGTGAGCGGCGCGATCGGCGGGCTGATCGCGGCGCTCTTCGGCGGCTCGCGCCTCAACGTGACCGGCCCCGAGGTCGCGCTCGCGCCGCTGACCGCAGCGATCGTCGCGGCGCACGGCATCGACGGGATGCTGATCGCGACGGCGATCGCCGGCGCGGTGCAGATCGCGCTCGGCGCGCTGCGGGTCGGCGGGCTGGTGCGCCTCCTGCCGCGCCCGGTCGTCGGCGGGTTCCTCGCGGCGGTCGGCGTGATGGTGTTCGACTCGCAGCTGCCGCACCTCGTCGGCGTGCACGACGGCCGTCGCGTCGCCGCGCTCGCGACGACGCTGCCCGAAGTCTCGTTCGACGTGCTCGCGATCGCGATCGGCGCGCTCGTGATGCTCGTGCTGATCGTGCTCCCGCGCGTCGTGCCCCGCGTGCCCGCGCCGCTCGTCGCGCTCTCGCTCGCGGTCGGCGTCGTCGCGTGGCTCGGGCTCGACGTCGAGCGCGTCGCGCCGCTGCACGGGAACGCGCTCGCGCTGCACGTGCCGAGCTTCGATCGCGTCGATCTCGCGGCGCTGCTCCCGAACGCGCTCGCGCTCGCCGCGCTCGCGTCGGTCGACTCGCTGCTCTGCGCGGTGAGCATCGACGCGCGCACCGGCGGCCCCTCGCATCGCCCCGATCAGGAGCTCGTCGCGCAGGGCGTCGCGAACCTCGCGTGCGCGGCGTTCGGTGGCATGCCGGTCGCGGCCGCGGTCGTGCGCAGCGTCGCCGCGATCGAAGCGCGCGGCAGCACGCGCCTCTGCGGCGTCGTGCAGTCGGTCGTGCTGCTCGCGGTGGTGCTCGTGCTCGGCCCGCACCTCGATCTCGTGCCGCTCGCGGCGCTCTCGGGCGTGCTCCTCGTCGTCGGCGCGAAGCTCGTCGACCTGAGCGAGCTCGCGAAGCTCGCGAAGGTGCGCCGCTTCGAGGCGGTGGTGTTCGTCGCGACCGCGATCGCGATCGTCACGACCGGCTTCGTCGAGGGCCTCTTGATCGGCTTCGCGCTCGCCGTGATCGAGCACGTGACCGCGCAGGGCGCGGCGCTCCGGCTCGACACGCACCGCATCGGACAGACCCACGTCGCGCGGCTCGAGGGGCCGCTCGTCTTCGCGTCGCAGCATCGCGCGCAGCAGCTCGTCGCGGGCATCTCGGACGACGCGCGCACGCTGATCGTCGAGCTCGAGGGCGTGACGCACTGGGACGCGAGCGGCCTGGCCGCGCTCCGCACCGCGCTCGCCCCGTACGCGAAGCGCGGCGCGAGCGTCGAGGTCGTGCCCGGAGAGGGCATCCCGGTCGACGCGCTCGAGCGCGATCTCGCCGGTGTCGCGCGCGTCCGATCGCGCCGCGAGAGCATGCAACCGCGCCCGCGCGACGCCGGCTCCGGCCTCGAGTCGCTGGCGCTCGATGGAGCCGAGTGA
- a CDS encoding WbuC family cupin fold metalloprotein, producing the protein MADRVQLIDEALFETTLARAASAPRGRTNHNFHPSLDDNPHRFLNVMTRGTYITPHRHLDPAKSETFVILRGEVAFFVFDDRGEIERCQTLGDPMQRAHACGIDLAPGVWHSLVVTSESAICFEVKPGPYQAANDKDFAPWAPREGEPGCAAYLERLTRYAARSDRR; encoded by the coding sequence GTGGCCGACCGAGTGCAGCTGATCGACGAGGCGCTCTTCGAGACGACGCTGGCGCGTGCCGCGAGCGCGCCGCGAGGGCGCACGAACCACAACTTCCATCCGTCGCTCGACGACAACCCGCACCGCTTCCTGAACGTGATGACGCGCGGCACGTACATCACGCCGCATCGCCATCTCGACCCCGCGAAGAGCGAGACGTTCGTCATCCTGCGCGGCGAGGTCGCGTTCTTCGTGTTCGACGATCGCGGGGAGATCGAGCGCTGCCAGACGCTCGGCGACCCGATGCAGCGCGCGCACGCGTGCGGCATCGATCTCGCGCCCGGCGTGTGGCACTCGCTCGTGGTCACGAGCGAGAGCGCGATCTGCTTCGAGGTGAAGCCGGGCCCCTATCAGGCCGCGAACGACAAGGACTTCGCGCCGTGGGCGCCGCGCGAGGGAGAGCCCGGCTGCGCGGCGTACCTCGAGCGGCTCACGCGCTACGCCGCGCGCTCCGATCGGCGGTGA
- a CDS encoding S-adenosylmethionine:tRNA ribosyltransferase-isomerase → MKPATEAARARRDGRLLVVDASGRIAHHPRGALPEVLRGARGDRGGDLLVVNDSGTLPASLRGTHLRTGASIEVRLAARLTLDAREIRAWRAIVLGEGDWRARTEDRPAPPALRPGDRLALGTTLRAEIADLDGHPRLVLLTFEGTARDVWEGIAREGAPVQYSHLRAPLALWDAQTAIAGPPVSVEPPSAGFVLDHAMLDRLVARGVEIAMLTHAAGLSSSGDAKLDARFPLPEPYTIPDATARAIRRARREGRRVVALGTTVVRALESAAAYDGEVHAGPGIATLRLGPERPPRVVDAIVSGMHEPGTSHHALLEGFAPRARLLDAAREAEERGYLAHEFGDACLVERAA, encoded by the coding sequence GTGAAGCCCGCGACCGAAGCGGCGCGCGCGCGGCGCGACGGACGGCTGCTGGTCGTCGACGCGTCGGGGCGCATCGCGCACCACCCGCGCGGCGCGCTGCCGGAAGTGCTGCGCGGTGCTCGTGGGGACCGCGGTGGAGACCTCCTGGTCGTGAACGACTCGGGGACGCTGCCCGCGTCGTTGCGCGGCACGCACCTCCGCACCGGCGCGTCGATCGAGGTGCGCCTCGCGGCGCGCCTGACGCTCGACGCGCGCGAGATCCGTGCGTGGCGCGCGATCGTGCTCGGGGAAGGCGACTGGCGCGCGCGCACCGAGGATCGCCCTGCTCCGCCTGCGCTGCGGCCCGGCGATCGGCTCGCGCTCGGGACCACGCTGCGCGCGGAGATCGCCGATCTCGACGGGCACCCGCGCCTCGTGCTGCTGACGTTCGAGGGCACGGCGCGCGACGTGTGGGAAGGGATCGCGCGCGAAGGCGCGCCGGTGCAGTACAGCCACCTCCGCGCGCCGCTCGCGCTGTGGGATGCGCAGACCGCGATCGCCGGTCCACCGGTGTCGGTCGAGCCGCCGTCGGCGGGGTTCGTGCTCGATCACGCGATGCTCGATCGGCTCGTCGCGCGCGGCGTCGAGATCGCGATGCTCACGCACGCGGCAGGGCTCTCGAGCAGCGGCGACGCGAAGCTCGACGCGCGCTTCCCGCTGCCCGAGCCGTACACGATCCCCGACGCGACGGCGCGCGCGATCCGCCGTGCGCGGCGCGAAGGAAGGCGCGTCGTCGCGCTCGGCACGACGGTGGTACGCGCGCTCGAGAGCGCGGCCGCGTACGACGGCGAGGTGCATGCGGGCCCGGGGATCGCGACGCTGCGGCTCGGCCCCGAGCGCCCGCCGCGCGTCGTCGACGCGATCGTGTCCGGCATGCACGAGCCCGGCACCAGCCACCACGCGCTGCTCGAGGGCTTCGCGCCTCGCGCGCGCCTGCTCGACGCGGCGCGCGAGGCCGAGGAGCGCGGCTATCTCGCGCACGAGTTCGGCGACGCGTGCCTCGTCGAGCGCGCCGCGTGA
- a CDS encoding serine/threonine-protein kinase, with the protein MTQEISLANAQALPSQQVSLDDIEPVTHSGRASLSRAPSLARFGRYDLLGRIAFGGMAEIFLAREVSETGRAGRHVVLKRVLPHVAEDEHFVEMFVDEARLAMHLNHPNICHVYAFGEESGSFYIAMEWVDGMPLSKLVRRARERGGVPIPIALRIVAMVAEALDYAHRASDSQGEPLGIVHRDVSPQNVMVSYDGPVKLLDFGIAKAASHSTRTEAGVVKGKFAYMSPQQCLGEPIDARADVFALGLCLYEILTGRNPFKRQTEFDTMRAIVYEDAPPLADAITSREPRIEIQRELEALIARAIAKKPEERFQSAGEMQMAIEQVLARSGTVVLAAKVGELMHDLFANEIKAGPQLDRRLSMPPPRATVPSGENEAMSSLPPGPNATQRIEVATPHDDERPSSIVPPRRRMLGALMIAAGLALFAVTGGVGAWVAYTMGAQGAHSEVVIPSVGAGPSAPAAPTTGAIYVDSTPSGAHIELEDRGDVGTTPMEIGLLSPGRYLVRLRADGHDDWERAIDLRAGDRAQLVAVLSANAPDLEEEEEEAAEPEPVARAVRPSRREREPAAPPGRVSINSRPWSKVYVGGRLLGTTPIGDVEVQSGSVRLRFVDRDGEEHVRSITVPPGGHAREFFDLRAQAE; encoded by the coding sequence ATGACCCAGGAGATCTCGCTCGCGAACGCGCAGGCGCTGCCCTCGCAGCAGGTCTCGCTCGACGACATCGAGCCGGTCACGCACTCCGGTCGCGCGTCGCTCTCGCGCGCACCCTCGCTCGCGCGCTTCGGTCGCTACGACCTGCTGGGTCGCATCGCGTTCGGCGGCATGGCGGAGATCTTCCTCGCGCGCGAGGTCAGCGAGACCGGCCGCGCGGGGCGCCACGTCGTGCTCAAGCGCGTGCTCCCGCACGTCGCGGAGGACGAGCACTTCGTCGAGATGTTCGTCGACGAGGCGCGCCTCGCGATGCACCTCAACCACCCGAACATCTGCCACGTCTACGCGTTCGGCGAGGAGTCGGGGAGCTTCTACATCGCGATGGAGTGGGTCGACGGCATGCCGCTGTCGAAGCTCGTCCGCCGCGCGCGCGAGCGCGGAGGCGTGCCGATCCCGATCGCGCTGCGCATCGTCGCGATGGTCGCGGAGGCGCTCGACTACGCCCATCGCGCGAGCGACTCGCAGGGCGAGCCGCTCGGCATCGTGCACCGCGACGTCAGCCCGCAGAACGTCATGGTCAGCTACGACGGGCCGGTGAAGCTGCTCGACTTCGGCATCGCGAAGGCCGCGAGCCACTCGACGCGCACCGAGGCCGGCGTCGTGAAGGGCAAGTTCGCGTACATGTCGCCGCAGCAGTGCCTCGGCGAGCCGATCGACGCGCGCGCCGACGTGTTCGCGCTGGGCCTCTGCCTCTACGAGATCCTCACCGGTCGCAACCCGTTCAAGCGGCAGACCGAGTTCGACACGATGCGCGCGATCGTCTACGAGGACGCGCCGCCGCTCGCCGACGCGATCACCTCGCGCGAGCCGCGCATCGAGATCCAGCGCGAGCTCGAGGCGCTGATCGCGCGGGCGATCGCGAAGAAGCCCGAGGAGCGCTTCCAGTCCGCGGGCGAGATGCAGATGGCGATCGAGCAGGTGCTCGCGCGCAGCGGCACCGTGGTGCTCGCGGCGAAGGTCGGCGAGCTCATGCACGACCTCTTCGCGAACGAGATCAAGGCAGGCCCGCAGCTCGATCGCCGGCTCAGCATGCCCCCGCCGCGCGCGACGGTGCCGAGCGGCGAGAACGAGGCGATGTCCTCGCTGCCCCCCGGCCCGAACGCGACGCAGCGCATCGAGGTCGCGACGCCGCACGACGACGAGCGTCCGTCGTCGATCGTGCCGCCGCGGCGGCGCATGCTCGGCGCGCTGATGATCGCGGCGGGCTTGGCGCTCTTCGCGGTGACCGGCGGCGTGGGCGCGTGGGTCGCGTACACGATGGGCGCGCAGGGCGCGCACAGCGAGGTCGTGATCCCGAGCGTCGGCGCAGGGCCGAGCGCGCCCGCCGCGCCCACGACCGGCGCGATCTACGTCGACAGCACGCCGAGCGGCGCGCACATCGAGCTCGAGGATCGGGGCGACGTCGGCACCACGCCGATGGAGATCGGGCTGCTCTCACCGGGCCGCTATCTCGTGCGGCTTCGCGCCGACGGGCACGACGACTGGGAGCGCGCGATCGATCTCCGCGCCGGCGATCGCGCACAGCTCGTCGCGGTGCTCTCGGCGAACGCGCCCGACCTCGAAGAAGAAGAAGAAGAAGCCGCGGAGCCGGAGCCGGTCGCGCGTGCGGTCCGCCCGTCGCGCCGCGAGCGCGAGCCCGCTGCGCCCCCGGGCCGCGTCTCGATCAACTCGCGCCCCTGGTCGAAGGTCTACGTCGGCGGCCGCTTGCTCGGCACCACGCCGATCGGCGACGTCGAGGTGCAGTCGGGCTCGGTGCGCCTTCGCTTCGTCGATCGCGACGGCGAGGAGCACGTCCGCTCGATCACCGTTCCGCCGGGCGGCCACGCCCGCGAGTTCTTCGACCTCCGCGCGCAGGCGGAGTAG